In Kordia antarctica, the following proteins share a genomic window:
- a CDS encoding cryptochrome/deoxyribodipyrimidine photo-lyase family protein, with amino-acid sequence MNIQNKIEINVVLFKRDLRLHDNEAIHAALKSGRRTLFLYVFEDILLNDPHYSERHWNFIKESLVDMNTKLATYNSELLIVKSNVNRALQIIQETYKVTHLYSHQETGIRVTYDRDKMLKRFLVNNMITWIENINNGVFRGLQDRSDWIEKWEDFMNQPLLTFLPKEGQLFTKEEVQKLVYFFRAPELETDATSPFQKGGTTTALKYMNTFFKDRGRNYTFHISKPLLARKSCSRLSPYLAWGNLSMRQVLQETVRCIDQNIHKRQMESFGSRLRWQAHFIQKFEMEDKMEFVSLNKGYRKLKKQVSEQYIEAWKNGQTGYPLVDACMRCLKETGYLNFRMRAMVVSFFTHNLWQPWQKATAILSQYFLDFEPGIHFPQIQMQAGETGINLVRMYNPIKNGLAHDPEGDFIKKWVPELADLDIAFVHEPSRMTQMEQQMTGFILGENYPKPIVDLQESRKRASDILWHMKDENTVIEENFRILRKHTLTTRKQRV; translated from the coding sequence GACTTACGACTTCATGACAATGAAGCGATTCATGCTGCGCTAAAATCTGGCAGAAGAACTTTATTTTTATATGTTTTTGAAGATATTCTATTGAATGATCCGCATTATAGCGAACGCCATTGGAACTTTATCAAAGAATCTTTGGTAGACATGAACACCAAATTGGCAACTTACAATAGTGAATTATTGATTGTTAAATCGAATGTAAATAGAGCATTGCAAATCATTCAAGAAACTTATAAAGTCACGCACTTATATTCACATCAAGAAACTGGAATCAGAGTTACGTATGATCGTGATAAAATGTTGAAACGCTTCTTGGTGAATAATATGATTACTTGGATTGAAAATATAAATAATGGCGTGTTTAGAGGTTTGCAAGATCGTTCAGATTGGATAGAAAAATGGGAAGATTTTATGAATCAACCATTATTGACATTTCTTCCGAAAGAAGGACAATTATTTACAAAAGAAGAAGTACAAAAACTCGTATATTTTTTCCGAGCACCTGAATTAGAAACTGATGCAACAAGTCCTTTTCAAAAAGGTGGAACGACAACTGCGCTAAAATATATGAACACGTTTTTTAAAGATCGAGGACGAAATTATACGTTTCATATTTCAAAACCATTACTTGCGCGGAAAAGTTGCAGTCGTTTATCGCCTTATTTAGCTTGGGGGAATTTATCTATGCGACAAGTTTTGCAAGAAACCGTACGTTGTATTGATCAAAATATTCATAAAAGACAAATGGAATCGTTTGGTTCGCGTTTGCGTTGGCAAGCACATTTTATTCAGAAATTTGAAATGGAAGATAAAATGGAGTTTGTGAGCCTAAATAAAGGATATCGCAAACTGAAAAAACAAGTTTCTGAACAGTATATTGAAGCATGGAAAAATGGACAAACTGGTTATCCGCTAGTCGATGCATGCATGCGATGTTTGAAAGAAACAGGTTATTTGAATTTTAGAATGCGCGCAATGGTTGTGTCATTTTTTACACATAATTTGTGGCAACCTTGGCAAAAAGCAACCGCTATTTTATCACAATATTTTTTAGATTTTGAGCCAGGAATTCATTTTCCGCAAATTCAAATGCAAGCTGGAGAAACAGGAATTAATTTGGTGCGCATGTACAATCCGATAAAAAACGGTTTGGCGCACGATCCTGAAGGTGATTTTATTAAAAAATGGGTTCCTGAATTGGCAGATTTAGATATCGCTTTTGTACATGAACCTTCACGAATGACACAAATGGAACAACAAATGACAGGTTTTATTCTTGGAGAAAATTATCCAAAACCAATTGTAGATCTTCAAGAAAGTAGAAAACGTGCAAGTGATATTTTATGGCACATGAAAGATGAAAATACCGTGATTGAAGAAAATTTCAGAATCTTACGGAAGCATACGTTAACTACTAGAAAACAACGTGTGTAA
- a CDS encoding TIGR03643 family protein, translating into MNHNLNPIQIDRIIEMAWEDRTTFDAIKFQFGLKEQEVIHLMRNHLKRSSFNLWRKRVSGRKTKHEKKRDFTEGRFKCSRQRSISNNKISKR; encoded by the coding sequence ATGAATCACAATTTAAACCCAATACAGATAGACCGAATTATAGAAATGGCGTGGGAAGATCGTACCACTTTTGATGCGATAAAGTTTCAATTTGGATTGAAAGAACAAGAAGTCATTCATTTGATGCGAAACCACCTAAAAAGATCAAGTTTCAACCTTTGGAGAAAACGTGTTTCTGGTCGCAAAACTAAGCATGAAAAGAAGCGTGATTTTACTGAAGGACGCTTTAAATGTTCACGTCAGAGAAGTATAAGTAATAATAAAATCTCGAAGCGCTAA
- the folE gene encoding GTP cyclohydrolase I FolE, with protein sequence MKTADVLNHSNDEATSLNGFAHEEIGDEHLLTGMETPMRSDAFKISDEDKQQKIAHYFSEIMETLGLDLTDDSLKGTPKRVAKMYIEEIFSGLNPQNKPKIALFDNKYQYNQMLIEKNIQFYSNCEHHFVPFMGKAHVAYVSSGKVIGLSKLNRIVQYYAKRPQVQERLTNQIATDLCEILQTENVAVIIDAKHLCVSSRGVKDDSSSTITSYYGGVFNTPNKIIELQNFINN encoded by the coding sequence ATGAAAACTGCTGACGTTTTAAATCACTCAAATGATGAAGCTACTTCTTTAAATGGCTTTGCTCATGAAGAGATTGGAGACGAACACCTGCTTACAGGTATGGAAACTCCAATGCGTTCAGATGCTTTCAAAATATCCGATGAAGATAAACAGCAAAAAATTGCACATTACTTTTCGGAAATTATGGAAACGTTAGGATTAGACTTAACTGACGACTCATTAAAAGGAACTCCAAAACGAGTTGCTAAAATGTACATAGAAGAAATTTTCTCAGGGTTAAATCCGCAAAACAAACCAAAAATTGCATTGTTTGATAATAAATATCAATACAATCAAATGCTTATTGAAAAAAACATCCAATTTTACTCAAATTGTGAACATCATTTTGTTCCGTTCATGGGAAAAGCTCATGTAGCTTATGTATCTTCGGGCAAAGTAATTGGATTATCGAAACTTAACAGGATTGTTCAATATTACGCAAAGCGACCTCAAGTTCAGGAACGCCTTACCAATCAGATTGCTACTGATTTATGCGAAATATTACAAACTGAAAACGTAGCAGTAATTATTGATGCGAAACACTTGTGTGTATCGTCACGAGGAGTTAAAGACGATTCTTCCTCAACAATTACATCTTATTACGGCGGTGTATTTAATACACCAAATAAAATTATAGAATTACAAAACTTTATAAATAATTAA
- a CDS encoding SDR family NAD(P)-dependent oxidoreductase, whose product MKNIVIIGGSKGIGAAIVKSQLENHNVINISRTSPEITSNNFTHYSCDILEDELPEINEIDTLIYCPGSINLKPIARLKIEDFKNDFEINVIGAVKAIQKYLPLLKQGKNPNILLFSTVATKLGMPFHASISAAKSAVEGLVKSLAAELAPTIRVNAIAPTITNTDLASKLLRNDRMVENIKERHPLKKFLEPQEVADMADFLISDKSRSVSGQIFAIDCGIVSLKL is encoded by the coding sequence ATGAAAAATATAGTCATAATTGGAGGAAGTAAAGGAATTGGAGCTGCCATTGTAAAATCGCAGTTAGAAAACCATAATGTAATTAATATTAGTAGAACTAGTCCTGAAATTACTTCAAATAATTTCACACATTATAGTTGTGACATTCTTGAAGATGAACTTCCTGAAATAAACGAAATAGACACACTTATTTATTGTCCTGGAAGCATTAATTTGAAACCAATAGCACGACTCAAAATAGAAGATTTTAAGAACGATTTCGAAATTAATGTAATTGGTGCTGTAAAAGCAATTCAAAAATATTTACCTCTTCTAAAACAAGGAAAAAACCCAAATATCTTATTGTTTAGTACTGTAGCCACAAAATTAGGAATGCCTTTTCATGCAAGTATTTCGGCAGCAAAATCTGCTGTTGAAGGTTTGGTAAAATCATTGGCTGCTGAATTGGCACCAACGATTCGAGTAAACGCTATTGCTCCAACAATTACCAATACAGATTTAGCGAGCAAATTGCTACGAAATGACAGAATGGTTGAAAATATCAAAGAACGTCATCCGTTAAAAAAATTCTTAGAACCACAAGAAGTTGCTGATATGGCAGATTTTTTAATTTCTGATAAATCACGTTCAGTTTCTGGACAAATTTTCGCTATCGATTGTGGTATCGTAAGTTTAAAATTATAA
- a CDS encoding TspO/MBR family protein: MKFYIRLAVFLIINFGALGIGTILMENGPQTSWYTNLNQAPWTPPGWVFGFAWTTIMICFSIYMAKLIEVKNTKTVLALFAVQFVLNVSWNYVFFNQHMIALGIINLILLTVLVAFFTFNYKSHLKNYTLFILPYLGWLIVACSLNGYILFNN, translated from the coding sequence ATGAAATTTTATATTCGATTAGCCGTATTTTTAATTATCAATTTTGGTGCATTAGGAATAGGAACTATTTTAATGGAAAATGGTCCACAAACCTCTTGGTATACGAATTTGAACCAAGCTCCTTGGACGCCACCAGGTTGGGTTTTTGGTTTTGCTTGGACAACAATTATGATTTGCTTCTCCATATATATGGCAAAACTAATTGAAGTAAAAAATACAAAAACGGTACTCGCATTATTTGCTGTACAATTTGTATTAAATGTAAGTTGGAATTACGTTTTCTTCAACCAGCATATGATTGCGTTAGGAATAATAAACCTAATTTTACTAACGGTATTAGTTGCTTTTTTCACGTTCAACTATAAATCACACCTAAAAAATTATACCCTTTTTATACTGCCTTATTTAGGTTGGCTTATTGTCGCCTGTTCATTAAATGGCTATATTCTGTTTAACAATTAA
- a CDS encoding SRPBCC family protein — translation MQKFSTKGIVYRLHSKQNFPISLEKAWDFLSDPKNLKTITPDYMSFDILTEDIGKMYPGQIIQYIVTPILNIKTHWVTEITQVKHLHYFVDEQRFGPYSMWHHKHFIKEIPGGVEMEDIIDYKIPLGFLGRLMHPILVKPKLKEIFEYRTKKLTELFGTYEG, via the coding sequence ATGCAAAAATTTAGCACTAAAGGAATTGTGTATCGATTACACAGCAAACAAAACTTTCCAATATCTCTTGAAAAGGCATGGGATTTTTTATCAGATCCTAAAAATCTAAAAACCATTACACCAGATTATATGAGTTTTGACATTCTTACGGAAGATATTGGCAAAATGTATCCTGGTCAAATTATACAATACATTGTAACACCTATACTAAACATTAAAACGCATTGGGTTACGGAAATTACACAGGTAAAACACTTGCATTATTTTGTAGATGAGCAACGTTTTGGACCGTATAGTATGTGGCATCACAAGCATTTTATTAAAGAAATTCCGGGCGGCGTAGAAATGGAAGATATTATAGATTATAAAATTCCACTTGGCTTTTTAGGAAGATTGATGCATCCAATCTTGGTAAAACCGAAACTGAAAGAAATATTTGAATATCGCACCAAAAAACTAACTGAACTATTTGGAACTTATGAAGGATAA
- a CDS encoding cryptochrome/photolyase family protein, with translation MKDNYVIFWHRRDLRIEDNIGLYNALTSGKKVISLFIFDSDILEKLPEDDARITFIHQELEKIHATLQKQDASLLVKHGKPSEIFKELIEKYNISEVYTNHDYEPYAIARDKEIKELLTAENVDFKTFKDQVIFERNDIVKADGKPYSIYTPFSKKWLAALKDSDYRSVDCVSHYKNYAKIDVDFPSLKDIGFTTSSIKVIPFNMTENIVDNYEDTRNFPAIDGTSNLSPHLRFGTISVRKCVQNGLQSENTIFLKELIWREFFMQILWHYPKSVTNNFKSKYDGIKWRNNEEEFKAWREGKTGYPLVDAGMRQLNESGYMHNRVRMITASFLCKHLLIDWKWGEAYFAEKLLDFDLAQNVGNWQWVAGTGCDSSPYFRIFNPTTQIQKFDKEHEYIKKWVSDYQEFTYPQPIVEHKFARERCLEVYKKGIENF, from the coding sequence ATGAAGGATAATTATGTAATTTTTTGGCATCGAAGAGATTTACGAATAGAAGATAACATTGGATTATACAATGCTTTAACTTCTGGAAAAAAGGTAATTTCGCTATTTATATTTGATAGTGATATTCTTGAAAAATTACCCGAAGATGATGCGCGTATTACGTTTATTCATCAAGAATTAGAAAAGATTCATGCTACATTGCAAAAACAAGATGCTTCGCTCTTAGTGAAACATGGAAAGCCGTCAGAAATCTTCAAAGAACTTATTGAGAAATATAACATTTCGGAAGTATACACGAATCACGATTACGAACCGTATGCAATTGCAAGAGACAAGGAAATAAAGGAATTATTGACTGCTGAAAATGTTGATTTTAAAACGTTTAAAGATCAAGTTATTTTTGAACGAAATGATATTGTAAAAGCAGACGGAAAGCCATATTCCATATACACGCCGTTTTCGAAAAAATGGTTAGCTGCTCTAAAAGATTCAGATTACAGAAGCGTTGATTGTGTTTCACATTATAAAAATTATGCAAAGATTGATGTTGATTTTCCTTCTTTAAAAGACATCGGATTTACAACTTCAAGCATTAAAGTGATTCCGTTCAATATGACGGAAAATATTGTAGATAATTATGAAGATACACGTAATTTTCCTGCTATTGACGGAACTTCCAATCTAAGTCCACACTTGCGTTTTGGAACGATTAGCGTTCGGAAATGTGTCCAAAATGGATTGCAATCTGAAAATACTATCTTTTTGAAAGAATTGATTTGGAGAGAATTTTTCATGCAGATTCTTTGGCATTATCCAAAGTCAGTGACAAACAATTTCAAGTCAAAATATGACGGAATAAAATGGCGAAATAATGAAGAAGAATTCAAAGCTTGGCGCGAAGGAAAAACCGGTTATCCTTTGGTTGATGCTGGAATGCGACAATTGAATGAATCTGGATACATGCACAACAGAGTTCGAATGATTACAGCTAGTTTTTTATGCAAACATTTATTGATTGATTGGAAATGGGGCGAAGCCTATTTTGCTGAAAAACTACTAGATTTTGACTTAGCACAAAACGTTGGAAACTGGCAATGGGTTGCTGGAACTGGTTGCGATTCTTCTCCGTATTTTAGAATATTCAATCCAACAACGCAAATTCAAAAGTTTGATAAAGAACATGAATATATCAAAAAATGGGTTTCTGATTATCAAGAATTTACGTATCCACAACCAATTGTAGAACACAAATTCGCGCGTGAACGCTGTTTGGAAGTATATAAAAAAGGAATTGAAAATTTTTAA
- a CDS encoding OmpA family protein codes for MKQLLLLFLVSISFCQAQEIEFDIYFGLGKFTLSSTHEQKINEKLADLDTTITYNFIIKGYTDFVDTENFNLELSQNRASSVVDYLKKSHESLINSIEKEAKGELPTEDIKQNERLGVKKHRKVSISVSKNDRKPKVVERKENIYVIPLNELRVGSSYALGKINFKTGRVTLIKSSRKELEKLVRFLKKNRDIHIEVQGHVCCGGDIDGDALNSDTGTQTLSIDRAEFIYKYLIHRGIAKDRLTHKGYAFSAPLHFPEKGRRDRGANRRVEIMITKN; via the coding sequence ATGAAACAACTACTTCTTTTATTTTTAGTTAGTATCAGTTTCTGTCAGGCGCAAGAAATTGAGTTTGACATTTATTTTGGTTTGGGAAAGTTTACATTATCATCAACTCATGAACAAAAAATTAATGAAAAATTAGCCGATTTAGATACAACGATTACGTATAATTTTATCATTAAAGGATATACCGATTTTGTAGATACCGAAAATTTCAATCTCGAATTGTCACAAAACAGAGCTTCTTCCGTAGTTGACTATTTAAAAAAAAGTCATGAATCGCTTATCAATTCCATTGAAAAAGAAGCAAAAGGCGAATTACCAACGGAAGATATCAAACAAAATGAACGACTTGGTGTCAAGAAACATAGAAAAGTTTCTATTTCGGTTTCAAAAAATGATCGCAAACCTAAAGTTGTAGAACGCAAAGAAAATATTTATGTAATTCCATTAAATGAACTTCGCGTGGGTTCTTCCTATGCTTTGGGAAAAATTAATTTCAAAACAGGTCGCGTCACACTTATAAAATCTTCTAGAAAAGAATTAGAAAAACTCGTGCGTTTTCTCAAGAAAAATAGAGATATACATATTGAAGTTCAAGGTCACGTATGTTGTGGCGGTGATATAGATGGCGATGCTTTAAATAGTGATACAGGAACGCAAACACTTTCCATAGATAGAGCTGAATTTATATACAAATACCTCATTCACAGAGGAATTGCCAAAGATCGCTTAACGCATAAAGGCTATGCTTTTTCGGCTCCGTTACATTTTCCAGAAAAAGGTAGGCGTGATCGTGGTGCAAATAGACGTGTTGAAATTATGATTACGAAGAATTAA
- the murA gene encoding UDP-N-acetylglucosamine 1-carboxyvinyltransferase codes for MGTFKIEGGHQLKGSIQPQGAKNEALQILCAVLLTSEKVTINNIPDIIDVNKLIMLLGNLGVKIQKNGPGSYTFQSDDVNLKYLESEQFKEEGSGLRGSIMIVGPLLSRFGKGYIPKPGGDKIGRRRLDTHFEGFIKLGAKFRYNREDYFYGVEAKRLKGTYMLLDEASVTGTANIVMAAVLAEGTTTIYNAACEPYLQQLCKMLNRMGAKIKGVGSNLLKIEGVEKLGGTEHTMLPDMIEIGSWIGLAAMTKSELTIKNVSWENLGQIPDVFRKLGITIERKGDDIFVPAHKDGYEIQNYIDGSILTISDAPWPGFTPDLLSIILVVATQARGSVLVHQKMFESRLFFVDKLIDMGAKIILCDPHRASVIGHDFTSQLKATTMVSPDIRAGISLLIAALSAKGTSTIHNIEQIDRGYENIDERLRAIGAKIIRM; via the coding sequence ATGGGGACTTTTAAGATTGAAGGTGGTCATCAGTTAAAAGGAAGTATTCAACCACAAGGAGCAAAAAACGAAGCTTTACAGATTCTCTGTGCCGTTTTGTTGACTTCTGAAAAGGTTACGATTAATAATATTCCTGACATTATAGATGTAAATAAATTAATCATGCTTTTAGGAAACTTAGGCGTGAAAATTCAAAAAAACGGACCTGGTTCGTACACGTTTCAATCCGATGATGTCAATCTTAAATACCTTGAATCAGAGCAATTTAAAGAAGAAGGAAGCGGATTGCGTGGTTCTATTATGATTGTTGGCCCATTATTATCGCGCTTTGGAAAAGGATACATTCCGAAACCTGGCGGCGATAAAATTGGACGAAGACGTTTAGATACTCACTTTGAAGGTTTCATAAAATTAGGTGCAAAATTTAGATATAACAGAGAAGATTATTTCTACGGTGTTGAAGCTAAAAGATTGAAAGGAACGTACATGCTTCTTGATGAAGCTTCGGTTACGGGAACTGCAAATATTGTGATGGCTGCTGTCTTGGCAGAAGGAACAACTACGATTTACAACGCTGCTTGCGAACCTTATTTACAGCAATTGTGTAAAATGCTGAACAGAATGGGCGCAAAAATAAAAGGTGTTGGTTCTAATTTATTGAAGATTGAAGGTGTCGAAAAATTAGGCGGAACCGAACACACAATGCTTCCAGATATGATTGAAATTGGAAGTTGGATTGGTTTAGCCGCGATGACAAAAAGCGAACTTACCATTAAGAATGTAAGTTGGGAAAACTTAGGTCAGATTCCAGATGTATTTAGAAAATTAGGAATTACCATTGAACGTAAAGGAGATGATATTTTTGTGCCAGCACATAAAGATGGGTACGAAATTCAAAACTATATTGATGGTTCTATTTTAACAATTTCGGATGCGCCTTGGCCAGGATTCACACCAGATTTACTAAGTATCATTTTAGTCGTTGCAACTCAAGCACGCGGAAGTGTTTTAGTACATCAAAAAATGTTTGAAAGTAGATTGTTCTTCGTTGATAAATTAATTGATATGGGCGCAAAAATTATACTTTGTGATCCGCACAGAGCAAGTGTTATTGGACACGATTTCACATCGCAACTCAAAGCAACCACGATGGTTTCTCCAGATATTAGAGCAGGAATTTCGTTGTTAATTGCGGCGTTATCTGCCAAAGGAACTTCAACAATTCATAATATTGAACAAATTGATAGAGGTTACGAAAACATTGACGAACGTTTGCGCGCAATAGGAGCGAAGATTATTAGAATGTAA
- a CDS encoding DUF4290 domain-containing protein — translation MIDQLEYNTERKRLIIPEYGRHIQKMINHAVETEDDVERNKIVKSIIGVMGNLQPHLRDVLDFQHKLWDQLFIMSDFRLDVDSPYPKPSPEILQERPEPLGYPQNFPKYRFYGNNIKRMIDVANSWEEGEKKEALKYAIANHMKKCYLNWNKDTVDDYVIFRHLLELSNGKIDLASKEEDLSESSNLLKQKKKFSSNSSSNNKNQQRSKSNNNRNNRKRY, via the coding sequence TTGATTGACCAATTAGAGTACAACACAGAGCGCAAACGATTGATTATTCCAGAATATGGACGACATATTCAAAAAATGATCAACCACGCCGTAGAAACAGAAGATGATGTAGAACGTAATAAAATTGTAAAATCTATCATTGGTGTGATGGGAAATTTGCAACCACATTTACGCGATGTACTTGATTTTCAACACAAATTATGGGATCAATTATTTATCATGTCAGACTTTCGTCTTGATGTTGATTCTCCATATCCGAAACCTTCGCCAGAAATTTTGCAAGAACGTCCCGAACCTTTAGGATATCCGCAAAATTTCCCGAAATATCGATTCTATGGAAATAATATCAAACGTATGATTGATGTTGCCAATAGTTGGGAAGAAGGCGAAAAGAAAGAAGCGCTGAAATATGCGATTGCCAATCACATGAAAAAATGTTACCTCAATTGGAATAAAGATACTGTTGATGATTACGTGATTTTCAGACATTTACTAGAACTAAGTAATGGTAAAATTGATTTGGCATCTAAAGAAGAAGACTTATCTGAGTCATCAAACTTATTGAAACAGAAGAAAAAGTTTTCAAGCAACAGCAGCAGTAATAACAAAAATCAACAGCGTAGTAAAAGTAACAACAACCGCAACAATAGAAAACGCTACTAA
- a CDS encoding DUF493 family protein, with amino-acid sequence MSSKNDPKAFFNKLKIQLEDTTEFPAIYLYKFIVPSEEEKIKQVHQIFNNIGAVIDTKKSSKGTYTSISITVNMKSADAIIQKYKEASAVEGIISL; translated from the coding sequence ATGAGTTCAAAAAACGATCCTAAAGCGTTTTTCAACAAACTAAAAATACAATTAGAAGATACCACAGAATTTCCGGCTATTTATTTGTATAAATTTATTGTTCCTTCTGAAGAAGAAAAAATAAAGCAAGTACATCAAATATTCAACAATATTGGTGCAGTGATAGACACTAAAAAGTCTTCAAAAGGAACATATACAAGTATTTCCATCACCGTAAATATGAAAAGTGCAGACGCTATTATTCAAAAATATAAAGAAGCAAGTGCCGTTGAAGGCATAATTTCTTTGTAA
- a CDS encoding AAA family ATPase — MNTKRILIIGGPGTGKSTLITELEQQGHTCFHEISREVTAAAQKKGIEQLFLTQPLLFSELLLEGRIQQFNDAENLTVEYTFYDRGIPDVAAYMDYTGDEYPDVFREACKNYTYDVTFMLAPWKEIYEQDDERYESFEQAETIQKYLTSAYESYGYSLINVPFGSVSERADFILNTLKNN; from the coding sequence TTGAACACAAAAAGAATACTCATTATCGGCGGTCCTGGCACGGGGAAATCTACATTGATTACCGAATTGGAACAACAAGGACATACGTGTTTTCATGAAATTTCACGCGAAGTCACAGCAGCTGCACAAAAAAAAGGCATTGAACAATTGTTTTTAACGCAACCATTATTGTTTAGCGAATTGCTACTCGAAGGCAGAATTCAGCAATTTAACGATGCTGAAAACTTAACTGTTGAATATACTTTCTACGACAGAGGAATTCCCGATGTTGCCGCATATATGGATTATACTGGCGACGAATATCCTGATGTTTTCCGTGAAGCATGCAAAAATTACACCTATGATGTTACCTTTATGCTCGCACCTTGGAAAGAAATTTACGAACAAGATGACGAACGTTACGAAAGTTTTGAACAAGCAGAAACGATTCAAAAGTATCTAACTTCTGCCTATGAAAGTTACGGATATTCACTAATTAATGTACCTTTCGGAAGCGTTTCAGAACGTGCCGATTTCATTCTAAACACACTCAAAAACAACTAA